Proteins encoded within one genomic window of Desulfomonile tiedjei:
- a CDS encoding PIN domain-containing protein, with the protein MKREVRYWDSACFLGWLKGEPENEEACRQTLRAAEEGEILLVTSALTLAEVVKLKHATAIPVEDVNKVKAFFKQPYIEVRDVNRYVAEEARQLVWDYPPLKPKDAIHVATAMRHHITILDTFDDELIKLNGRVGNPPLKIGKPDVVYPAQDELFSVEEVNRREILFRKFGPILHDPSIVFRNTIYRKFEPPS; encoded by the coding sequence TTGAAACGTGAAGTAAGATACTGGGATTCAGCATGTTTTCTCGGCTGGCTTAAGGGTGAACCTGAGAACGAAGAAGCTTGCCGACAAACATTAAGAGCAGCAGAGGAAGGTGAGATTCTATTGGTCACTTCTGCCTTGACCCTTGCGGAAGTAGTTAAGCTAAAACACGCAACCGCAATCCCAGTCGAGGATGTCAATAAAGTCAAAGCTTTTTTCAAGCAACCGTACATCGAAGTAAGAGATGTTAATAGGTATGTTGCAGAAGAAGCCAGACAACTGGTCTGGGATTACCCTCCCCTAAAACCCAAGGATGCCATTCATGTGGCTACTGCAATGAGGCATCACATCACGATTCTTGATACATTTGATGACGAGTTAATAAAACTGAACGGAAGAGTAGGAAATCCCCCCTTGAAAATCGGGAAGCCAGATGTTGTTTATCCGGCACAAGATGAGCTGTTTTCGGTAGAGGAAGTCAACCGACGGGAGATCTTGTTCCGAAAATTTGGCCCGATATTACATGATCCGAGCATCGTATTCCGCAACACGATATACCGAAAGTTTGAACCACCCTCCTAA